TGCCTGGGGTAATCCTGGGCCAAAATATCACCGATGGTTAAATGGATAATTTCGGCTTCGTTACGAGCCGCTATAAGTATAGTAACCCGGGTATTAAAAGATGTTTTGTTTACCACTGTTGGGGGTTTTATATTAAACCACCCCTTTATGATATAAACTAAAAACAGCAGGTAAAAGGCTGTAAACAATAACGAGATTATACTAAGCGTTGCGATCAAAGAATTTGATTTTAAAAACAAATAAAGAACCTAAAATAGCAGGAATAAATAAATTTATAAGCCATATTGATGAAACACAGGAAATAACGGCCAGCTTTTGATCGGTTATGTACACAAAAAGGTGGGCGGCGGTAAACCCGCGCACACCGATATCAAAAAGATCAAGAGATGGTAAGGCAGATGTTATAAAGAAAAATAACATTAACACCAGTAGCATGGGCCCAACCTGCATTTGCGGCACCACCATCTGAAAAATGAGGTAATACTGCGTGGTGAAGGTAATGTACCTTAACAAACTAAAGCACATGATCCTGATCAGTTCATGTGTTTTATACCGGCCTAAAACCTCAAAAAAGCGATGGAATTTTCTGATAAATGAAATCCTGTCAAGAACATTAACTATCCATTTGATATGAAAGTAAATGATGAGCTGGACCAAAACCACAGCGGCTGAAATAACGGCCAGCCCCGCATAGCCCCAGGTTTTTTCATGAATAAAGTTTGCAATAAACCACACCATAGAGACAATGCCCAGCACATTGGTTATCAGCGCCTGGCTAAAGGAGCCCACAGCCATGGCGAAAATACCGGGGATACGCTTGCGGTTTGGCAAAAACATAACACGGCCACCATATTCGCCAATACGGTTTGGTGTGGTAACGGCCCAGGTAAGGCCACAAAAAACAGCTTCAACAGCTTCCCAAAGGGTAATGTTGATGAGGGCTTTGCTCACATAGCGCCATTTTAAAGCTTCAAGGAACCAGTTAACAAACATCAACAATGATACTACCGACATAGTTACTATCACCCTGGTAGCGCTAATGCTTGAAACTAATAGTTCAAACTCCTTCAGGTCATTGTTTTTTTTAGAAAACTGCCTGTAAATAAACAATGCAGCTACTATAACTATGCCGGCTTTAAGCAGATAGGAAACTATTTTCTTGGTAGAAGTGGTCAAGTAGTTAAAATTTATGCAATGTTACGAAAAAATGAAGCAAGGATTAACTCGCCACCCAATAACGCAACTTTAGCATTTTTGTTTATTTTAACCTTGCTTTAAAAAACGCAATGGTATTGGCATAGGCATCTTTAGTTGCATCGCTGTTATAGGCCGGGTTGCTTGGGTTGGCAAAACCATGGTCGGCATCATACTGGTGCAGGTACAGTTTTTTGCCGGCAGCTTTCATATCATCATTAAACTTAGCCACTACTTTAGGATTTATCCATTGGTCTTTATTAGCAAAATTGGCCAGCACATCGGCGTTTAGCGTTTTCAGTTTAGCCACATCCTGCTCGGGCATGCCATAGTACATAACGCTGCCAACCAGTTGTTTGCCTGCAAGCAAGCCGGTTTGCAGGCTCCAGCCGCCACCAAAGCACCATCCAATGGTAGCAATATGTGCTTTAGCACCCGCATAAGCAATAGCGCCGTTGATGATGGCTTTGGCCCTCTCTTCAACAACGGCCTGCATTAATTTGCCGGCATCTTTAGGGTCGGTGGCTACTTTGCCGTCATAAAGGTCAAGATCGATGATGTTTACATTCCCCAAATCATTATAAATTTTCTCCGATTCGCGTTTTACATAATCGTTCAGCCCCCACCATTCATGAATCACCAGTATATAGTTATTAGTAGGCTTTGGGGCTTTCAGCACATAAGCGGCGGCTGTTTTGCCATCGGGTGTTTTATAGATAATATTTGTACCTATGCTGCTTTGAAAACGGATAGGCAGCGGTTTTAAATGTGCCATCCGGAACATTGGATTTGAGGCCAGCATGGCAAAGCGCTGGGTTGATGAAGGGTTGGCACAGCAAACCACCTTTTTGTTTTGCGCAAAGGTGAGTGAGCCAAAAGCGATTAATAACGTAAATAAGGCTAATTTTTTCATGGGTTGAGTTTTGAGTTATTTTCAATAACAGTTACGTTGGCTAATTGATTTGCGTTGTCAACTCATTTTTAAATATCCCTGCTAAAACGGGACCGGGCTTTTGAGCCCTCCATTCCCGGGAACGTTAAATGGGGCTTGCTATCCCATCACTTTGTCCGGAGTTATCGGAAGCTCCCGTACCCGTTTTCCGCTGGCGTTGTATACTGCATTGGCTACCGCGGCGGCCATGCCTATGAGGGCTATCTCGGCCATGCCTTTGGCGCCCATCGGGTTAATGATGGGGTCGGGTTTGTTTACAAACAGGGCATCTATCTGTGGGATATCGGCATTTACAGGCACGTGATAATCGGCAAAGTTATTGTTGATATACCGGCCATATCGATGATCAATAACCGACTCCTCCATCAAAGCCATTCCAATCCCCCCTATCGCGCCGCCTATTACCTGGCTACGAGCCGTTTTAGGGCTGATAATGCGGCCGCAATCGGATACACAGGCAACCTTGTCAATTTTAACAACACCGGTTGCAGCGTTCACCAAAACTTTTACAAAATGTACCGACCAGGAGTTCATGGCATACGTTTGCATCCCGTTACCGCCATCCGTCTCCGTAATAACGTCCAGCGAAGCCAGGTTGTGTTCCTTTAATATTTTCGCATAATCGGGGTTATCGGTGCCGCCATTGCCAATCAGTTTTTGAAACTTCTCTTTCAAATCGGCGCAGGCTTTATATACTGCCGAGCCAACACTGGCCGTCGTGGCCGATCCTCCCTGCGTAGGTGCGTTGGGTAATGATGAATCGCCCAACTCAAATTTTATCTTTTCGGCTGGCATGTTCATTTGCTCTGCTGCTATAAGCACCATGGCGGTACCTGTACCGGGGCCGATATCGCTTACTGCGCTTTGCAGCAATAAGGTTCCGTTGGCTTTCAAAGTAGCTTTTATTGTTGCCCTATCCCTATAGGCTCCAAACATGCCGCCGCCCATGCCATAGCCAATATACCAGCCATGCTCTTTTACCATGCCTGGTTCTTGCTTACGGTTTTTCCATCCTATGTGATCGGCCCCCAGTTCGTACGCATCTTTCAAAAACTTGCTCGAGAATGGCTTGCCGCTATCAGGGTCTTTCTCGGCGTAATTGCGGATCCGCAATTCAACAGGATCTATTTTCAGCTGGTAAGATAGCTCATCCAGTGCCGACTCCAGCGCGAAAGAGCCGGTGGCTTCGCCAGGCCCACGCATCCATGTGGGTGTTGCAATATCAAGCGGAACAATGTTGTATTTGGTATTTACATTGGGGCAGGCGTATAAATTCTGGCTTACGCCGGTAGGCCCTTCGGTAAAATTTTCGTACGATGAAGTTTGCCCGGCGGCTTCATGCGTAATACCGGTAAGCTTACCATCGGCTGTAGCGCCAATGCCAATCTTTTGCCAGGTAAACGGGCGGTAACCTACTGATGTAAACATATCTGCACGGCTTAAAACCACCTTTACAGGCCTTTTTACCACTTTAGCAGCAAGTATGGCGGCCACTTCATGCGGCCATGTTCGCAAAGCGCTGCCAAATGCCCCGCCAACAAATTCCGAATGCACCAGTACATTTTCTTTGGGGAGTTTAAACAGGCGCGCCAAATCCTGCTGGGTATCTTTAACGCCCTGGGTTTTATCCCAAACGCTTAATTTATTATCAGCATCCCAACGGGCAATAATAGCATGCAGCTCCATAGGGTTATGGGTTACCGTAGGCACAATATATTCCTGCTCCAGTTTAAACGGGGCAGTTTTCCAGGCATCTTCGGCTCCTCGTTTATAAATACCTTCGCCATGTGGAGGAAATCCTTTTTCTATGTTATCAGGCAGGCTGGTGATATGCTTTTCGGCCTGGTATGTTGCTTTTACCAATGATGCTGCAAACAGCGCACGCTCAAAAGTATCGGCTATTACTATGGCAACGGGCTGGCCGTTGTAATATATTTTATCATCATAAAAAACCTTTAAAGCGCCCTTATCGCCTGCTTTCTTGTCCTTTCCGGGCTGGTCGCCGGGCACTTTTGGGGCGTTTAAATGGGTAAGTACGGCT
The genomic region above belongs to Mucilaginibacter sp. KACC 22773 and contains:
- a CDS encoding lysylphosphatidylglycerol synthase domain-containing protein → MTTSTKKIVSYLLKAGIVIVAALFIYRQFSKKNNDLKEFELLVSSISATRVIVTMSVVSLLMFVNWFLEALKWRYVSKALINITLWEAVEAVFCGLTWAVTTPNRIGEYGGRVMFLPNRKRIPGIFAMAVGSFSQALITNVLGIVSMVWFIANFIHEKTWGYAGLAVISAAVVLVQLIIYFHIKWIVNVLDRISFIRKFHRFFEVLGRYKTHELIRIMCFSLLRYITFTTQYYLIFQMVVPQMQVGPMLLVLMLFFFITSALPSLDLFDIGVRGFTAAHLFVYITDQKLAVISCVSSIWLINLFIPAILGSLFVFKIKFFDRNA
- a CDS encoding dienelactone hydrolase family protein, whose protein sequence is MKKLALFTLLIAFGSLTFAQNKKVVCCANPSSTQRFAMLASNPMFRMAHLKPLPIRFQSSIGTNIIYKTPDGKTAAAYVLKAPKPTNNYILVIHEWWGLNDYVKRESEKIYNDLGNVNIIDLDLYDGKVATDPKDAGKLMQAVVEERAKAIINGAIAYAGAKAHIATIGWCFGGGWSLQTGLLAGKQLVGSVMYYGMPEQDVAKLKTLNADVLANFANKDQWINPKVVAKFNDDMKAAGKKLYLHQYDADHGFANPSNPAYNSDATKDAYANTIAFFKARLK
- a CDS encoding xanthine dehydrogenase family protein molybdopterin-binding subunit, which encodes MKTATDKTMPSSAEGMGRVDGRLKVTGAAKYSAEYAPAGLTYGVLVGSTITKGSITAIDTKAALKAPGVLAVLTHLNAPKVPGDQPGKDKKAGDKGALKVFYDDKIYYNGQPVAIVIADTFERALFAASLVKATYQAEKHITSLPDNIEKGFPPHGEGIYKRGAEDAWKTAPFKLEQEYIVPTVTHNPMELHAIIARWDADNKLSVWDKTQGVKDTQQDLARLFKLPKENVLVHSEFVGGAFGSALRTWPHEVAAILAAKVVKRPVKVVLSRADMFTSVGYRPFTWQKIGIGATADGKLTGITHEAAGQTSSYENFTEGPTGVSQNLYACPNVNTKYNIVPLDIATPTWMRGPGEATGSFALESALDELSYQLKIDPVELRIRNYAEKDPDSGKPFSSKFLKDAYELGADHIGWKNRKQEPGMVKEHGWYIGYGMGGGMFGAYRDRATIKATLKANGTLLLQSAVSDIGPGTGTAMVLIAAEQMNMPAEKIKFELGDSSLPNAPTQGGSATTASVGSAVYKACADLKEKFQKLIGNGGTDNPDYAKILKEHNLASLDVITETDGGNGMQTYAMNSWSVHFVKVLVNAATGVVKIDKVACVSDCGRIISPKTARSQVIGGAIGGIGMALMEESVIDHRYGRYINNNFADYHVPVNADIPQIDALFVNKPDPIINPMGAKGMAEIALIGMAAAVANAVYNASGKRVRELPITPDKVMG